The following coding sequences lie in one Rutidosis leptorrhynchoides isolate AG116_Rl617_1_P2 chromosome 4, CSIRO_AGI_Rlap_v1, whole genome shotgun sequence genomic window:
- the LOC139843673 gene encoding cytochrome b5: MPTLTKLYSMQEASEHNSAGDCWIVVDGKVYDVSSYMEEHPGGDDVLLEVTGKDATDEFEDAGHSKSARELMESFCVGELDTSDIPQLEVVSKKQNSYIPEKLVEISKQYWVVPVAVVGISVVVTFLYLHKK, encoded by the exons ATGCCAACTTTAACGAAGCTATACTCGATGCAAGAAGCATCAGAGCACAATTCAGCCGGCGATTGTTGGATTGTTGTTGACGGCAAG GTGTATGATGTGTCATCTTATATGGAAGAACACCCTGGTGGAGATGATGTACTCTTGGAGGTTACTG GGAAAGATGCCACAGATGAATTTGAAGATGCAGGCCATAGCAAAAGCGCTAGAGAACTTATGGAGAGTTTTTGTGTTGGTGAGCTTGACACATCAGACATCCCTCAACTCGAGGTTGTATCGAAGAAACAAAATAGTTATATTCCCGAAAAGCTTGTAGAAATCAGTAAGCAGTATTGGGTTGTTCCGGTTGCAGTTGTTGGAATATCAGTTGTTGTCACCTTTTTGTACTTGCACAAGAAGTAG
- the LOC139839972 gene encoding probable 6-phosphogluconolactonase 1: MALLESNKNRGEVRIHENLDELSTDLADYVAELSETSVKERGVFAIALSGGSLISLLRNLCGAPYNKTVDWSKWYIFWADERVVAKNHVDSNYKLAKDHLLSKLPIVPSHVHSVNDSLTAEEAANEYEFVIRQLVRTRVVNVSDISDFPKFDLILLGMGPDGHVASLFPNHSVLDEKNEWVTFITTSPKPPPERITFTLPVINSAANVAVVVTGGGKAEAAHLAIDDVGPECPVLPARLIDPVVGKLVWFLDNQAGSKLKGFSQIF; this comes from the exons ATGGCTCTTTTGGAATCAAACAAAAACAGAGGGGAGGTAAGGATTCATGAAAATTTGGATGAACTTAGCACTGATTTAGCTGACTATGTAGCCGAATTATCCGAAACATCAGTTAAAGAACGAGGCGTTTTCGCCATTGCTTTATCTGGTGGTTCACTTATTAGCTTATTGAG GAATCTATGTGGAGCTCCTTATAACAAAACTGTGGATTGGTCAAAATggtatatattttgggctgatgaACGCGTAGTTGCGAAAAATCATGTTGATAGCAACTATAAACTTGCTAAAGATCATCTTTTGTCCAAG ttgccTATTGTTCCGAGCCATGTACATTCCGTCAACGATTCTCTAACTGCAGAAGAAGCTGCTAATGAATACGAGTTTGTGATCAGACAACTGGTCAGAACCCGCGTGGTCAATGTTTCTGACATCAGCGATTTCCCGAAGTTTGACTTGATCCTTCTAGGGATGGGCCCAGATGGACACGTGGCATCTTTGTTTCCAAATCATTCGGTTCTTGATGAAAAGAACGAATGGGTGACATTCATCACCACCTCACCAAAACCACCTCCCGAAAGAATCACTTTCACATTGCCGGTTATCAACTCTGCAGCCAATGTTGCGGTGGTCGTGACAGGTGGCGGAAAAGCGGAAGCTGCCCATCTGGCGATAGACGATGTGGGTCCCGAGTGCCCTGTTTTGCCAGCTAGGCTGATTGACCCAGTTGTAGGGAAACTTGTATGGTTTTTGGATAACCAGGCTGGATCAAAACTGAAGGGCTTTTCTCAAATTTTCTAA